In Aegilops tauschii subsp. strangulata cultivar AL8/78 chromosome 3, Aet v6.0, whole genome shotgun sequence, one genomic interval encodes:
- the LOC109780474 gene encoding probable jasmonic acid carboxyl methyltransferase 2 isoform X3, with translation MASKQMVHMNQGQGERSYARNSGIQNAQQNRMKLLIERAIIDLCSSTLLPDKMVIADLGCSSGPNALALVSVAVEAIHGYCLQFQQPPPELCVFLNDLPDNDFNTVVKSLVTLRRINDPVVLTGVTPGSFYERLFISSSVHLVCSSSSLHWLSKPPEFLTRNQIPAYYIDEHARRENLPMVLEAYAQQFRNDFRHFLELRAKELVPGGQMVVSIIGRHSDGIAPFHIWDILAQVLSLMASEGVIDKAKFDSFYVPVYGPSKEDLREIIQDEGSFSIKEFLVHDFLSDLDSALVTPSWIANQIRAVYEQIVVQHFGDVMDEFVRIAERRWNLDGSLLQEEHAGLAMLTLSVAKA, from the exons ATGGCCTCCAAGCAGATGGTGCATATGAACCAAGGACAAGGGGAAAGAAGCTATGCTCGCAACTCTGGTATTCAG AACGCTCAGCAGAACAGGATGAAGCTCCTGATAGAAAGAGCCATCATAGACTTATGCAGCAGCACCTTGTTACCTGACAAGATGGTGATCGCGGACTTGGGCTGCTCCTCTGGCCCAAACGCGCTGGCACTGGTGTCGGTCGCTGTCGAGGCGATCCATGGTTACTGTCTTCAGTTCCAGCAGCCACCACCGGAACTTTGTGTGTTCCTCAACGATCTGCCTGACAACGACTTCAACACGGTGGTGAAGAGCCTTGTCACACTCCGTCGAATCAACGACCCTGTGGTCTTGACGGGTGTCACACCGGGATCGTTTTACGAGAGGCTTTTCATTAGTAGCTCCGTGCATCTTGTGTGCTCGTCCAGTAGCCTGCACTGGCTCTCAAAG CCTCCTGAATTTCTAACGAGGAACCAGATCCCGGCTTACTACATCGATGAGCATGCTAGGCGTGAAAACCTCCCTATGGTCCTTGAGGCTTATGCACAACAGTTTAGGAATGATTTCCGACATTTCCTGGAGCTGAGAGCCAAAGAATTAGTCCCGGGAGGACAGATGGTTGTTTCCATTATAGGGAGGCATTCTGATGGCATCGCGCCCTTTCACATCTGGGACATCCTTGCTCAGGTTCTAAGCCTTATGGCCTCAGAG GGTGTAATCGACAAGGCGAAGTTTGATTCTTTCTACGTGCCAGTCTATGGGCCTTCAAAGGAAGATTTAAGAGAGATCATCCAAGATGAGGGTTCCTTTTCCATCAAGGAGTTTCTGGTGCATGACTTTTTAAGCGACCTGGACAGTGCACTCGTCACCCCAAGCTGGATCGCCAACCAGATAAGGGCCGTGTACGAACAGATAGTCGTGCAACATTTTGGGGATGTGATGGACGAATTCGTGAGGATCGCGGAGCGGCGCTGGAACCTGGACGGAAGCTTGCTGCAGGAAGAGCATGCCGGATTAGCTATGCTGACTCTGTCGGTCGCCAAGGCATGA